A single region of the Streptomyces virginiae genome encodes:
- a CDS encoding D-alanyl-D-alanine carboxypeptidase family protein, translated as MAGESPDKSVDEGAPGAAESSAERDPRLSVFRPRDPESGGAAAAAGTGAGVDVDVQTDAEAEADAEADVEPEAEVEAGAESGTESASGSASGAGGRDPLRDAVAAWVASADADADDDTDADVDAADSDGDAATGEAEDSASADDTAGAVEPEVDGADTPDARTEATDSDAGSGPAPDSDSASDSASGSSDAPAPVVEAKPAAEEPKAEEPADGERTAVFRAFTPVKAKPAVEKPKVEEAEKADQPADSERTAVFRAFKSDSASPPAAERPEPAAEKPKVDGPADSERTAVFRAVKPGSASAPAAEAKPAAAAAEKPVDSERTAVFRVPKVDAAETETPKRAPAKPLTLAKPNEARAVAKPAEPKPAEPKPAEPKQAEPKPAAAKATEAKPTEAKPAEAGPAAEPPKGSTFVPLRPEGIAPTPAAGQRPKAPVPPAAARFDHSERTTQQPLPPKPPLDMLADLTNNPPPPPSPMRTAVRRVKIYAPLVVLLAVILAVVQLVRPLPEPTLVMTAKSSYTFEGAKPQLPWPTEGQAYMAAAGLGTLGQSGEQKPVPIASVTKSMTAYIILRDHPIKKGDQGAMIDIDQTAETEGKKNNSTDNESTLDTVKAGDKISEYDAIAALMIPSANNIARLLARWDSGSQEAFVKKMNDTAKELGMKNTTYTDPSGLDATTVSTAEDQVKLGLKLVEIETLLDITKKPKWVDPSGKEWRNWNGLVPYNDSLGIKTGTTTKAGGNLLFAAQKKVGNTNQLIVGAVLGQHKPPIIDSVLAASKQLMLATQKSLDGATVVKKGDVVGYVDDGLGGRTPVVATADVQAVGWSGLTVEVKLANGGGKLPQTAAAGTEVGLLTVGEGASQVKVPVALKTDLAAPGIGSKLTRVG; from the coding sequence GTGGCGGGCGAGTCCCCCGACAAGTCGGTAGATGAAGGAGCGCCGGGGGCGGCGGAGTCGTCCGCGGAGCGTGATCCGAGGCTGTCGGTGTTCCGGCCGCGGGATCCCGAGAGCGGCGGGGCCGCGGCTGCTGCCGGCACCGGTGCCGGTGTCGACGTCGATGTCCAGACCGATGCCGAAGCCGAAGCCGATGCTGAAGCCGACGTCGAGCCGGAAGCCGAAGTCGAAGCCGGAGCCGAGTCCGGCACCGAATCCGCATCCGGGTCCGCATCCGGCGCCGGCGGGCGGGACCCGCTGCGGGACGCGGTGGCGGCGTGGGTCGCCTCTGCCGACGCCGACGCCGACGACGACACCGATGCCGATGTCGATGCCGCCGATTCCGACGGCGACGCCGCAACGGGCGAAGCCGAGGATTCCGCTTCGGCGGACGACACGGCGGGCGCGGTCGAGCCCGAGGTCGACGGGGCCGACACGCCGGATGCCCGTACCGAAGCGACGGACTCCGACGCAGGCTCCGGCCCTGCCCCCGATTCAGATTCCGCTTCGGATTCCGCCTCGGGCTCCTCCGATGCTCCGGCTCCGGTCGTCGAGGCGAAGCCCGCGGCCGAGGAGCCGAAGGCGGAGGAGCCCGCGGACGGCGAGCGCACCGCCGTGTTCAGGGCGTTCACGCCCGTCAAGGCGAAGCCCGCGGTCGAGAAGCCGAAGGTCGAAGAGGCCGAGAAGGCCGATCAGCCTGCGGACAGTGAGCGCACTGCCGTGTTCCGCGCCTTCAAATCGGATTCCGCTTCGCCCCCCGCGGCGGAGCGACCCGAGCCCGCGGCAGAGAAGCCGAAGGTCGACGGGCCGGCGGACAGCGAACGCACCGCCGTGTTCCGCGCCGTGAAGCCCGGTTCCGCTTCGGCTCCCGCCGCGGAGGCGAAGCCGGCGGCCGCCGCGGCCGAGAAGCCCGTGGACAGCGAGCGCACCGCGGTCTTCCGCGTCCCGAAGGTGGACGCGGCCGAGACGGAGACCCCGAAGCGGGCCCCTGCCAAGCCGCTGACCCTGGCCAAGCCGAACGAGGCCCGGGCCGTTGCCAAGCCCGCCGAGCCCAAGCCCGCCGAGCCGAAGCCCGCCGAGCCGAAGCAGGCCGAGCCCAAGCCCGCCGCCGCCAAGGCGACCGAAGCCAAGCCGACCGAAGCCAAGCCCGCCGAGGCCGGGCCCGCGGCCGAGCCGCCCAAGGGCAGCACCTTCGTACCGCTGCGTCCCGAGGGCATCGCGCCGACGCCCGCGGCCGGGCAGCGGCCGAAGGCTCCGGTTCCGCCCGCCGCCGCGCGGTTCGACCACTCCGAGCGGACCACGCAGCAGCCGCTGCCGCCCAAGCCGCCGCTCGACATGCTGGCGGACCTCACGAACAACCCGCCCCCGCCGCCGAGCCCGATGCGCACCGCCGTCCGGCGGGTCAAGATCTACGCGCCGCTCGTCGTGCTGCTGGCGGTCATCCTGGCCGTCGTACAGCTGGTGCGCCCGCTGCCCGAGCCGACGCTCGTCATGACGGCGAAGTCCTCGTACACCTTCGAGGGCGCCAAGCCCCAGCTGCCGTGGCCCACCGAGGGCCAGGCGTACATGGCGGCCGCCGGTCTCGGCACGCTCGGTCAGTCCGGCGAGCAGAAGCCCGTGCCGATCGCGAGCGTCACCAAGTCGATGACGGCGTACATCATCCTGCGTGACCACCCGATCAAAAAGGGTGATCAGGGCGCGATGATCGACATCGACCAGACGGCCGAGACCGAGGGCAAGAAGAACAACTCGACCGACAACGAGTCCACCCTCGACACGGTCAAGGCGGGCGACAAGATCTCGGAGTACGACGCGATCGCCGCCCTCATGATCCCGTCGGCCAACAACATCGCGCGGCTCCTCGCGCGCTGGGACTCCGGTTCCCAGGAGGCGTTCGTCAAGAAGATGAACGACACCGCCAAGGAACTCGGCATGAAGAACACCACGTACACGGACCCCTCGGGTCTGGACGCGACCACGGTGAGCACCGCCGAGGACCAGGTGAAGCTGGGCCTGAAGCTCGTCGAGATCGAGACGCTGCTGGACATCACCAAGAAGCCCAAGTGGGTCGACCCGTCCGGCAAGGAATGGCGGAACTGGAACGGCCTGGTCCCGTACAACGACTCGCTCGGCATCAAGACCGGTACGACGACCAAGGCCGGCGGAAACCTCCTCTTCGCCGCGCAGAAGAAGGTCGGCAACACCAACCAGCTGATCGTCGGGGCCGTACTCGGCCAGCACAAGCCGCCGATCATCGACAGCGTGCTCGCCGCCAGCAAGCAACTGATGCTCGCCACGCAGAAGTCCCTCGACGGCGCGACCGTCGTGAAGAAGGGCGATGTCGTGGGCTACGTCGACGACGGGCTCGGCGGCCGCACGCCGGTCGTGGCCACCGCCGACGTGCAGGCGGTCGGCTGGTCCGGTCTGACCGTCGAGGTGAAGCTCGCGAACGGAGGCGGCAAGCTGCCGCAGACCGCGGCGGCCGGTACCGAGGTCGGCCTGCTGACCGTCGGCGAGGGGGCCAGCCAGGTCAAGGTGCCGGTGGCCCTGAAGACCGACCTGGCCGCGCCGGGCATCGGCAGCAAGCTGACGCGCGTCGGCTGA
- a CDS encoding DUF397 domain-containing protein, with translation MAIRQGATANWIKSSYSANGACVEVKSPVMEAIAVRDSKAQDGPSLTFAPDSWTSFVTGVTEGRLGRLA, from the coding sequence ATGGCTATTCGTCAGGGCGCCACGGCCAACTGGATCAAGTCCTCCTACTCCGCCAACGGCGCCTGCGTCGAGGTCAAGTCCCCTGTCATGGAGGCCATCGCCGTCCGCGACTCGAAGGCGCAGGACGGACCGTCCCTCACCTTCGCGCCCGACTCCTGGACCTCGTTCGTCACCGGCGTCACCGAGGGCCGGCTGGGACGCCTCGCCTGA
- a CDS encoding aminotransferase-like domain-containing protein: MPAAVPATAAASTFPSSAPPPAFAARAASVEGSPVREILALTERPGIISLAGGLPAPELFDTEGLRAAYDAALAGSARRALQYSTTEGAPELREAVAARATARGLPTGPDDVLITSGSQQALTLITATLVEPGDVVLVENPTYLAALQCFRLAGARVVAVPCDAQGILPDALADVVARERPKLLYTVPTFQNPTGRTLPADRRAAIARTAARLGLWLVEDDPYGELRYEGSDLPWLAAHPGAEDRTALLGSFSKVMAPGLRLGWLRAPAALRRAAVVAKQAADLHTSTVDQLAAAHYLAAVDLDAHIAAVRAAYRERRDALHGALARSLPGDCAWNLPEGGMFLWARLPADHDATDLLRTAVTHGVAFVPGAPFHATAPDPRTLRLSFTTHTPAEIAEGVGRLRAALAEYGGKQSFSVGGRP, encoded by the coding sequence GTGCCTGCCGCCGTGCCCGCCACCGCCGCCGCCTCGACCTTCCCCTCCTCCGCGCCGCCGCCCGCGTTCGCCGCCCGCGCCGCCTCCGTGGAGGGGTCCCCCGTACGCGAGATCCTCGCGCTCACCGAACGCCCCGGGATCATCTCCCTCGCCGGCGGCCTCCCCGCGCCCGAACTGTTCGACACCGAGGGCCTGCGGGCCGCGTACGACGCCGCCCTCGCGGGGTCCGCGCGGCGCGCGCTCCAGTACTCGACCACCGAGGGCGCACCCGAGCTCCGCGAGGCCGTCGCCGCCCGGGCGACCGCGCGCGGGCTGCCGACCGGCCCGGACGACGTACTCATCACCTCCGGTTCCCAGCAGGCCCTGACGCTCATCACCGCCACCCTCGTCGAACCCGGCGACGTGGTGCTGGTCGAGAACCCCACCTACCTCGCGGCCCTCCAGTGCTTCCGCCTGGCGGGGGCCCGGGTGGTGGCCGTGCCCTGCGACGCGCAGGGCATCCTCCCGGACGCGCTGGCGGACGTCGTCGCGCGCGAACGGCCGAAGCTGCTGTACACCGTCCCGACCTTCCAGAACCCGACGGGACGCACCCTCCCGGCCGACCGTCGTGCGGCGATCGCGCGGACGGCGGCCCGGCTCGGGCTCTGGCTGGTGGAGGACGACCCGTACGGGGAACTGCGCTACGAGGGCTCCGACCTCCCGTGGCTCGCCGCGCACCCGGGCGCGGAGGACCGTACGGCCCTGCTCGGCAGCTTCTCGAAGGTCATGGCCCCCGGGCTGCGCCTCGGCTGGCTCCGGGCCCCGGCGGCGCTGCGGCGGGCCGCGGTGGTCGCCAAGCAGGCGGCGGACCTCCACACCTCCACCGTCGACCAGCTGGCCGCGGCGCACTACCTCGCGGCCGTCGACCTCGACGCGCACATAGCGGCGGTCCGGGCGGCCTACCGGGAGCGCCGCGACGCCCTGCACGGCGCCCTGGCCCGGAGCCTGCCGGGCGACTGCGCGTGGAACCTGCCCGAGGGCGGCATGTTCCTCTGGGCCCGCCTACCGGCGGACCACGACGCGACGGACCTGCTCAGGACGGCCGTCACGCACGGCGTCGCCTTCGTCCCGGGCGCCCCCTTCCACGCCACCGCCCCGGATCCCCGCACCCTGCGACTGTCCTTCACGACGCACACGCCGGCCGAGATCGCCGAGGGCGTCGGCCGGCTGCGCGCGGCACTGGCGGAGTACGGAGGAAAGCAGTCCTTCAGTGTTGGAGGGCGACCTTGA
- a CDS encoding amphi-Trp domain-containing protein, translating into MKDLKFEQKSSLSRLEAADQLSALAEALRHGGNAELELGPGKMSLRVPDELRTEIEVEVGDGEIEMEIELKWPTRQAGAA; encoded by the coding sequence GTGAAGGACCTCAAGTTCGAGCAGAAGAGTTCCCTTTCCCGCCTCGAGGCCGCCGATCAGCTCTCGGCGCTCGCCGAGGCACTACGCCACGGCGGCAACGCCGAACTGGAACTCGGACCCGGGAAGATGAGCCTGCGCGTCCCCGACGAGCTCCGCACCGAGATCGAGGTCGAGGTCGGCGACGGGGAGATCGAGATGGAGATCGAGCTCAAGTGGCCCACCAGGCAGGCCGGGGCCGCGTGA
- a CDS encoding helix-turn-helix domain-containing protein, whose product MASNVNPTVRRRRLGMELRKLREDKGMTAEQVAERLLVSQSKISRLENGRRSISQRDVRDLCDVYEVEDRRLIDSLMQMAKDSRQQGWWHAFGDIPYSVYIGLETDAASLRTYEPLVIPGLLQTTEYAQSLVRGAWPETAPADVDKRVQVRMHRQKRLSETENNNPDLGPLRLWAVIDEAALRRRVGDAQLMIRQLEYLIEQSEQPHVTVQVMPFELGAHPGVNGQYAILEFPDASDSTVVYIEGVTSDLYLEKANDVQKYSVMYEHLRAQALNVDQTRDFISGIINQYADKGA is encoded by the coding sequence GTGGCGTCCAATGTCAATCCCACCGTCCGACGCCGCCGACTGGGCATGGAGTTGCGCAAGCTCCGTGAGGACAAGGGCATGACGGCCGAACAGGTCGCCGAGCGCCTCCTCGTCTCCCAGTCGAAGATCAGCCGACTGGAGAACGGCCGCCGCTCCATCAGCCAGCGCGATGTCCGCGACCTGTGCGACGTCTACGAGGTCGAGGACCGCCGCCTCATCGACTCGCTCATGCAGATGGCCAAGGACTCCCGCCAGCAGGGCTGGTGGCACGCCTTCGGTGACATTCCGTACAGCGTCTACATCGGCCTGGAGACGGACGCCGCCAGCCTGCGCACGTACGAGCCCCTGGTGATCCCGGGGCTGCTCCAGACGACGGAGTACGCCCAGTCCCTCGTCCGCGGCGCGTGGCCGGAGACCGCCCCCGCCGACGTCGACAAGCGCGTCCAGGTCCGGATGCACCGCCAGAAGCGGCTCTCCGAGACGGAGAACAACAACCCGGACCTCGGCCCGCTGCGCCTGTGGGCGGTGATCGACGAGGCCGCGCTGCGCCGGCGCGTGGGCGACGCGCAGTTGATGATCCGGCAGCTCGAATACTTGATAGAGCAGTCGGAGCAGCCGCACGTCACGGTGCAGGTGATGCCCTTCGAGCTGGGCGCGCACCCCGGCGTGAACGGCCAGTACGCGATTCTGGAGTTCCCGGACGCGTCCGACTCGACCGTCGTCTACATCGAGGGCGTGACGAGCGACCTGTACCTGGAGAAGGCCAACGACGTCCAGAAGTACAGCGTGATGTACGAGCACCTGCGCGCGCAGGCGCTGAATGTCGACCAGACCAGGGACTTCATCTCGGGGATCATCAACCAATATGCCGACAAGGGGGCATAG
- a CDS encoding GOLPH3/VPS74 family protein produces MGRSRRTIPEELLLLALDPATGTTAQPQSLDLGLAGAQLVELALAGRIAPDGDRIAVVMPRPTGDPTLDSALELLRRRGSPVRAVHWIGGPRLGLRQIYLAHLERCGMVHAVAGQMCGVLPTTRYQATDTEISREIRARLDSAIRTGVPPDPRTAALAALAHAVGLGKHLYPGNEGRSSRSRLRDLIRHDPMGGLVAHAVMDVQNGVAAQPRRDRAPAPPARATASSVPLQPRRTGAMARAAAH; encoded by the coding sequence ATGGGCAGGAGCCGCAGAACAATTCCGGAGGAGCTTCTGCTGCTCGCCTTGGACCCGGCCACGGGTACCACGGCGCAGCCGCAGTCGCTCGACCTCGGCCTGGCCGGGGCACAGCTAGTGGAGCTGGCTCTGGCAGGACGGATAGCCCCTGATGGGGATCGTATCGCCGTGGTGATGCCACGGCCGACAGGAGATCCGACTCTGGACTCCGCACTGGAACTGCTGCGCAGGCGCGGCAGCCCGGTACGGGCCGTCCACTGGATCGGTGGACCCCGGCTGGGGCTCCGCCAGATTTACCTCGCTCATCTGGAGCGTTGCGGCATGGTCCATGCCGTCGCGGGACAGATGTGCGGAGTGCTTCCGACGACTCGCTACCAGGCGACGGACACGGAGATCAGCCGGGAGATCCGAGCCCGGCTCGACAGTGCGATCCGCACCGGCGTACCGCCGGACCCGCGGACCGCGGCGCTCGCCGCACTGGCCCACGCGGTCGGACTCGGCAAGCACCTGTACCCCGGCAACGAGGGGCGGTCGTCCAGGTCCCGACTGCGGGACCTGATCCGGCACGACCCGATGGGCGGACTCGTGGCGCATGCCGTGATGGACGTCCAGAACGGTGTGGCCGCACAGCCACGCCGTGACCGCGCACCCGCACCGCCGGCCCGTGCCACGGCGAGCAGCGTTCCGCTGCAGCCGCGCCGGACGGGCGCGATGGCCCGCGCGGCCGCGCACTGA